One segment of Corallococcus silvisoli DNA contains the following:
- a CDS encoding SixA phosphatase family protein: MADRDLPLLLVRHAVAEDSHALGDEARALTPQGRAAFRQHARKLARLTPLMGIITSPLVRAVQTAELLADALGLSHVEVHPGLVPMKGAARNVLKLARDVGPGWALVGHNPSLERAAALALGHALPDKLRKGCAVALRPEGHGFTLEWMLAPGRALRRP, translated from the coding sequence ATGGCCGACCGCGACCTGCCCCTCCTGCTCGTGCGCCACGCCGTGGCCGAGGACTCCCACGCCCTGGGAGACGAAGCCCGCGCCCTCACCCCGCAGGGCCGCGCCGCCTTCCGTCAGCACGCGCGCAAGCTGGCGCGCCTCACCCCGCTCATGGGCATCATCACCAGCCCCCTGGTGCGCGCGGTGCAGACCGCGGAGCTGCTCGCGGACGCGCTCGGCCTGTCCCACGTGGAGGTCCACCCCGGGCTCGTCCCCATGAAGGGCGCGGCTCGCAATGTGTTGAAGCTGGCGCGCGATGTGGGTCCGGGTTGGGCGCTGGTGGGACACAATCCCTCTCTGGAGCGCGCCGCCGCGCTCGCGCTGGGCCATGCGTTGCCCGACAAGCTCCGCAAAGGCTGCGCGGTGGCCCTGCGGCCTGAAGGGCACGGCTTCACCCTGGAATGGATGTTGGCGCCCGGGCGCGCCCTTCGTCGCCCCTGA
- a CDS encoding SPFH domain-containing protein, giving the protein MDARGTTVIVDLWLEFRIADPAKALFDAADWDRSLNNLGTHSAISILGNRDFQQIPCDRTELGELLQRDVAQETARWGLQVDAALIRSVSLLSEVGSQVLETLCARLERARADIEEEGRQRVALLEAETDARIAAMVAEAKGQSPAAVGKALHALSGAPEVLRANQELYGPSLIRPHRTIAFTGFAEGELRSVDAAMLGVPGAQHGEAHGAEVLERTPKVASRGGGEDRGRGRPGPLLPGSVRARRFRAGWQAFRADATRASDA; this is encoded by the coding sequence ATGGACGCGCGCGGCACCACCGTCATCGTGGACCTGTGGCTGGAGTTCCGCATCGCGGACCCCGCCAAGGCCCTGTTCGACGCGGCGGACTGGGACCGCTCGCTCAACAACCTCGGCACCCACTCGGCCATCTCCATCCTGGGCAACCGGGACTTCCAGCAGATCCCCTGCGACCGCACGGAGCTGGGCGAGCTGCTCCAGCGCGACGTGGCGCAGGAGACCGCGCGCTGGGGACTCCAGGTGGACGCGGCGCTCATCCGCAGCGTGAGCCTGCTGTCGGAGGTGGGCAGCCAGGTGCTGGAGACCCTCTGCGCCCGGCTCGAGCGCGCCAGGGCGGACATCGAGGAAGAGGGCCGCCAGCGCGTGGCGCTGCTGGAGGCGGAGACGGACGCGCGCATCGCGGCCATGGTCGCGGAGGCGAAGGGCCAGTCCCCCGCCGCCGTGGGCAAGGCGCTGCACGCGCTCAGCGGGGCCCCGGAGGTGCTGCGCGCCAACCAGGAGCTGTACGGGCCGTCGCTCATCCGCCCGCACCGCACCATCGCCTTCACGGGCTTCGCGGAAGGCGAGCTGCGCAGCGTGGACGCGGCGATGCTGGGGGTGCCCGGCGCGCAGCATGGCGAAGCGCACGGCGCGGAGGTGCTGGAGCGCACGCCGAAGGTGGCCTCGCGCGGCGGAGGCGAGGACAGAGGGCGCGGACGGCCCGGCCCCCTTCTCCCCGGGTCCGTCCGCGCCCGTCGTTTCCGTGCGGGATGGCAGGCGTTCCGCGCTGACGCGACCCGTGCGTCAGACGCCTGA
- a CDS encoding response regulator — protein MSHVLIVDDERDLAELIDFNLRGAGFTTRLAFTGEAAITAAREQSPDVVLLDLMLPDLSGIEVCRHLRANPRLRDVLIVMLTAKSEEADRIRGFEVGADDYVVKPFSVRELVLRLKAILRRSTSPQEGTPALALGPLRLDVTQHRFFVEEKETPLTALEFRLLEYLMARLGRVQTREQLLEQVWGLSSALETRTIDTHVMRLRDKLGPARALLETVRGVGYRIVDPAAG, from the coding sequence ATGTCCCATGTTCTCATCGTCGACGACGAGCGCGACCTAGCGGAACTCATCGACTTCAACCTGCGAGGCGCGGGCTTCACCACGCGCCTCGCCTTCACCGGGGAGGCGGCCATCACGGCCGCGCGCGAGCAATCCCCGGACGTGGTGCTGTTGGACCTGATGCTGCCGGACCTGTCCGGCATCGAGGTCTGCCGCCACCTGCGCGCCAACCCCCGGCTGCGCGACGTGCTCATCGTCATGCTCACCGCCAAGAGCGAGGAAGCGGATCGCATCCGCGGCTTCGAGGTCGGCGCGGATGACTACGTCGTCAAGCCCTTCTCCGTGCGCGAGCTGGTGCTCCGGCTCAAGGCCATCCTCCGGCGCAGCACCTCGCCCCAGGAAGGCACCCCGGCCCTGGCGCTGGGCCCGCTGCGCCTGGACGTCACCCAGCACCGCTTCTTCGTGGAGGAGAAGGAGACCCCCCTCACCGCGCTGGAGTTCCGCCTGCTGGAGTACCTGATGGCGCGGCTGGGCCGGGTGCAGACGCGCGAGCAGCTCCTGGAGCAGGTCTGGGGCCTGTCCAGCGCGCTGGAGACGCGCACCATCGACACGCACGTGATGCGCCTGCGCGACAAGCTAGGCCCCGCGCGCGCCCTCCTGGAGACGGTGCGCGGCGTGGGCTACCGCATCGTGGACCCCGCGGCCGGGTAG